A single genomic interval of Novosphingobium ginsenosidimutans harbors:
- the queF gene encoding preQ(1) synthase — translation MSDTLQPLHLGQTSALPASPEEAVLDYVPNPRPNALYLARFAAPEFTSLCPVTGQPDFAHLVIDYAPGQTIVESKSLKLFLGSFRNHAGFHEDVTVGIGQRLFDEMQPRWLRIGGYWYPRGGIPIDVFWQSGAPPEGLWVPDQGVSGYRGRG, via the coding sequence ATGTCGGACACACTTCAGCCCCTCCACCTGGGCCAGACCAGCGCGCTCCCCGCCTCGCCGGAAGAAGCGGTGCTGGACTATGTGCCCAATCCGCGTCCAAACGCGCTCTACCTGGCACGCTTCGCCGCGCCGGAATTCACCTCGCTTTGCCCGGTCACCGGCCAGCCCGATTTTGCCCACTTGGTGATCGACTATGCCCCGGGCCAGACAATCGTTGAATCGAAGAGCCTCAAACTGTTCCTTGGCTCATTCCGCAATCATGCCGGCTTTCACGAAGACGTGACGGTCGGCATCGGCCAGCGCCTGTTTGACGAGATGCAGCCACGCTGGCTGCGAATCGGTGGCTATTGGTACCCGCGCGGCGGCATCCCGATCGACGTATTCTGGCAAAGTGGCGCGCCGCCCGAAGGACTGTGGGTGCCCGATCAGGGCGTATCAGGGTACCGCGGGCGCGGCTAA